In Dehalococcoidia bacterium, the genomic window CCTGCCGAGGTCGGCATCACCGCTGAAGCAATGCAGTACGCCCACCGGCCTGTCCTCGATTTTTAATCCATCGACCCAATCCTTTAATATGTCGAAAACTTCGTCCCGTGCGTTCCGGCTATGGATCACTACGGGCAATCCCGCCTTTGACGCAATCTCCAACTGCCGTTTGAAAGAATCTACCTGCGACTCCTTCGACGAGCGGTTGCGGTAGAAATCGAGGCCGATCTCTCCTACGGCGACAATCTTTGGATGTCTCGCTAAATCCTCAAGTCGAGCGGTATCTGCTTCCGTTACCTTTGACGCGTCGTGCGGGTGGATGCCGACGGTGGCGTACACATCGCTATGTTTCTCGGCAAGCGCGATCGCCGCCTCGCTGGAGGCGACATCGATTCCGATAGTGATGATCGCCGCCACGCCGGACTCGCGCGCCCGCTGCAATACCGCATCGCGGTCATCATCGAACTCGGGCATGTCCATATGCGTGTGGGAATCAAGCAGCACGCCCGCCCTCCAGCTTCGCATCCTCCGTTTCGACGACCGAATCATCGAGCTTGACGAATAGCGCCTCCGGCTTGGCCAGTTGCTGCCCCGGTTTAATCTCGGCGACCGACCAGCCCAATTCTTCGACCGTGCCGGGCAAGCCGAGCAGGCCGTGCAGTTTTGCGCAGGTGAACGGCAGGAACGGGCTCAGCATGGTCTTAAGCGATGAGATAATAGACAGCGCGACATACAGCGAGGTCGCGGCCTCCTCGCGATTTGTCTTAATCGACTTCCACGGAGCCTTCTCATCCAGGTAGCGGTTGGCCTCCTGCGCCAGCTGCATGATCGCCCGCAGGGGCTCCCTGAAGCGGCAGCGGCCCATCAGCGCGTCGACATCGTTAAATATCTGCTCCGATTTATCCAGCAACGTTTTGCTGCGCTCGTCGATCTCGCCCGGCGCAGGCACTTTGCCGTCAAAGTTGCGGTAGGTAATAGTGAGAACGCGGTGGACCAGGTTGCCGTACGTCGCCACCAGCTCATCGTTGTTACGGCGCACGAACTCCTGCCAGGAGAAATCGGAATCGCTTTCATCGGGCATGTTTATCGAAAGAAAATACCGCAGCGGATCGGGGTCGTAGCGTTCCAGGTAATCCGGGAGCCACACCGCCCAGTTGAGGCTGGTGGAGAGGCGCCGCCCCTTGATGGTGAGGAACTCGTTGGCGGGCACGTCATAGGGCAGGTTCAGATCGCCGCGGCCCATGAGCATGGCCGGCCAGATGATAGTGTGGAAAGGCACATTATCCTTGCCGACGAAGTAATACGACTTGACGTCGCCCTGCCAGAATACCTTCCATGCGTCCTTATCTCCCGAGCGCTCGGCCCACTCCATGCCGGCGGAGAGATAGCCGATGACGGCCTCGAACCAGACGTAGATGCGCTTGTCCTCGAAACCAGATACGGGAACCGGTATGCCCCAGTCGATGTCGCGTGTGATGGCGCGGTCCTTGAGCCCCTCCCTGAGGAAGCCCAGTGTGAAATTCTTGACGTGCGCCTTCCAGTGATCCTGACGCGACACCCACTTAGTAAGCTCCTCCCCGAACGCGCTAAGCTTGAGGAAGAAATGCTCCGTATCCTTCAACTCGGGTGTGGACTGACAATGCTTGCATTTCGGCTCGATGAGGTCTATCGGCGTCAGCGGCTTTCCGCAGGCATCGCACTGGTCGCCGCGTGTAGCCGCCCTGCAATGCGGGCAGACGCCGTTGACATAGCGATCCGGCAGGAAACGGTTGCACTTATCACAGTACAGCATCGTCATCTTGCCGGGATAGATATAGCCTTTCTCTTTAAGCGCGGTGAACATTTCCTGAGCGATGCGATAATGGTTATCGGTGCCGGTACGCGTGAAAAGGTCGAATGAGATGCCCATCCTGCGCCAGGATTCGAGAAAGGCCTCATGCCAGCGCTGCGCCACCTCCGCCGGCGACACCCCCTCCTGCTCAGCGCGCACCGTTATCGGCGTGCCGTGCTGATCCGAGCCGGAGACCATGAGCACATCGTTGCCCTTTAATCGATTGTAGCGCGCGAAAATATCCGCAGGCAGATACGCCCCGGCGATATGTCCAAGGTGCAGCGGCCCGTTAGCGTAGGGCCAGGCCACACCGATGAATATCTTCTCAGTCATAATCTTAAAAACTCGATTCTAATCGCATATGAATATGATTTTCTCTTTTGCTGTCGATGGTGTTCTTCACCTTCGACAATCTTCTGTGTCATTCTGAATCCTTCCATGATTTCCAAATATGTGGAAAGATGAAGAATCTCGTTCAGCATCAACCCCCTCTATCCCCCAATCATGGGGGAATTTTAAAAAGGGATAGGGGACACCCCTAATACCCCGGCAGGAGAGAACCTCCTGCACCTCTTTCATGATTCCGTCATCCCGACGTAGGGGCATCCTTCCATACATCCAAACATCATGGAAGGACCGTGACCTATTTCTTCAAATCCAGCCACATCTGATAGACTGCCTTCTTGGACATGCCGGACGACCTGGCCGCCCGGGCGACGGCGTCTTTAGCCGATACCCCCTCCTTACGCAACCGGCGCAGCTCATCCTCGACAGCGGAGGTGGACTTAACCTCCTCCTTAACCTTGCCCTCGATTACAAGCGTAAATTCTCCACGAATTTCTTCGAAATAATCGATGGCACCGCTGACCTTGCCGCGGTAAACCTCTTCGTACAGCTTGGTCATCTCGCGGCACACGGCGACGCGGCGGTCTCCCATTACCGTCAGTATATCCTTCAGCGCTACCTTCAATCGATGCGGCGCCTCGAATAGCACCATCGTCCGCGGCTCACCAGCTACGGACTCGAGGAATTTCACCCG contains:
- a CDS encoding TatD family hydrolase — protein: MRSWRAGVLLDSHTHMDMPEFDDDRDAVLQRARESGVAAIITIGIDVASSEAAIALAEKHSDVYATVGIHPHDASKVTEADTARLEDLARHPKIVAVGEIGLDFYRNRSSKESQVDSFKRQLEIASKAGLPVVIHSRNARDEVFDILKDWVDGLKIEDRPVGVLHCFSGDADLGRKYIDMGFLLSFAGPVTYPKSAAANVAKEIPLDKMLIETDCPFLTPQAHRGKRNEPSYVSYIAAKIAEMKGMSPESVAEITSANAIRLFRLPIKQGVEG
- the metG gene encoding methionine--tRNA ligase, with the protein product MTEKIFIGVAWPYANGPLHLGHIAGAYLPADIFARYNRLKGNDVLMVSGSDQHGTPITVRAEQEGVSPAEVAQRWHEAFLESWRRMGISFDLFTRTGTDNHYRIAQEMFTALKEKGYIYPGKMTMLYCDKCNRFLPDRYVNGVCPHCRAATRGDQCDACGKPLTPIDLIEPKCKHCQSTPELKDTEHFFLKLSAFGEELTKWVSRQDHWKAHVKNFTLGFLREGLKDRAITRDIDWGIPVPVSGFEDKRIYVWFEAVIGYLSAGMEWAERSGDKDAWKVFWQGDVKSYYFVGKDNVPFHTIIWPAMLMGRGDLNLPYDVPANEFLTIKGRRLSTSLNWAVWLPDYLERYDPDPLRYFLSINMPDESDSDFSWQEFVRRNNDELVATYGNLVHRVLTITYRNFDGKVPAPGEIDERSKTLLDKSEQIFNDVDALMGRCRFREPLRAIMQLAQEANRYLDEKAPWKSIKTNREEAATSLYVALSIISSLKTMLSPFLPFTCAKLHGLLGLPGTVEELGWSVAEIKPGQQLAKPEALFVKLDDSVVETEDAKLEGGRAA